The Fortiea contorta PCC 7126 genome has a segment encoding these proteins:
- a CDS encoding rhomboid family intramembrane serine protease has protein sequence MVPIRDNNPTQITPYVTYGLIAANVLAFIYEASLPPQALNGFLHLAAVVPRELSLSFAGVAINQPVPEWATLITSQFLHGGLLHLAGNMLFLWIFGNNVEDKLGHARYLFFYLSCGVLASLAQWFFAQNSNIPSLGASGAIAGVMGAYILRFPQAEILGVVPLGFFFPTFRVPAYFFLGFWFLQQAFYGIGTIEARTNVGMESGGVAYWAHAGGFLVGAILGPLLGLFSDKTQEEYF, from the coding sequence AGATAATAACCCCACCCAGATCACACCTTACGTTACATACGGATTAATAGCTGCGAACGTCCTAGCTTTTATTTATGAAGCTAGTCTCCCTCCCCAAGCATTAAATGGTTTTTTACATCTAGCAGCTGTAGTCCCCAGAGAACTCAGCTTAAGTTTTGCTGGCGTAGCTATTAATCAGCCAGTACCAGAATGGGCGACTTTGATTACTTCCCAATTTTTGCATGGTGGCTTATTGCATCTTGCAGGCAATATGTTATTTCTCTGGATTTTTGGTAATAATGTTGAAGATAAATTAGGTCATGCTAGATATTTATTTTTCTATTTATCTTGTGGAGTTTTAGCGTCTTTAGCCCAATGGTTCTTCGCACAGAATTCTAACATTCCTTCTCTGGGTGCGAGTGGTGCGATCGCTGGCGTCATGGGTGCATACATCCTCCGCTTTCCCCAAGCCGAAATTCTGGGCGTCGTTCCCCTAGGATTTTTCTTTCCCACCTTCCGCGTCCCAGCATATTTCTTTTTAGGATTTTGGTTTCTTCAACAAGCTTTCTACGGAATTGGTACCATCGAAGCACGTACCAACGTCGGGATGGAAAGTGGCGGTGTCGCCTACTGGGCCCATGCTGGCGGCTTTTTAGTTGGCGCAATTCTCGGCCCCCTGTTAGGTTTGTTCAGCGATAAAACACAGGA